In one Bufo gargarizans isolate SCDJY-AF-19 chromosome 11, ASM1485885v1, whole genome shotgun sequence genomic region, the following are encoded:
- the LOC122922001 gene encoding ras-related and estrogen-regulated growth inhibitor-like protein: protein MVVHIHSTKMSDSGHQQHKVEANILVLGAENVGKSALTVRFLTRRFIGEYVGTESIYTHNIMVDGRETCFCIWDSVCPQNPSPQTCVSEEQLRWADGFILVYSICDRDSFNVVRQQLQRIRHLKKRRGSSPIIIVGNKRDLQHHREVSSEEGRLLAISSDCDFFEISAAETYHGSLVVFHQLLETVRENRSSIKKNAGIKGIVRSMSAVFGRRRIE, encoded by the exons ATGGTGGTTCACATCCACAGCACCAAGATGAGCGACAGCGGCCACCAGCAGCACAAGGTGGAGGCCAACATCCTGGTCCTAGGAGCCGAGAACGTGGGCAAATCAG CTCTGACGGTTCGCTTCCTGACACGCAGGTTCATTGGAGAATATGTTGGCACAG AGTCCATCTACACCCACAACATCATGGTGGACGGAAGAGAGACCTGCTTCTGCATCTGGGATTCTGTCTGTCCTCAG AACCCGAGCCCTCAGACGTGCGTCAGCGAGGAGCAGCTGCGCTGGGCGGACGGTTTCATTCTTGTCTACAGCATCTGTGACCGCGACAGCTTCAATGTGGTGCGACAGCAGCTCCAGAGAATCCGCCATCTGAAGAAGCGTCGCGGCTCCTCGCCCATCATCATAGTGGGTAACAAGCGGGATCTCCAGCACCATCGGGAGGTCTCCAGCGAGGAGGGTCGCCTGCTCGCCATTTCTTCAGACTGTGACTTCTTTGAGATCTCGGCGGCGGAGACTTATCACGGCTCCTTGGTGGTCTTCCATCAGCTGCTGGAGACAGTGAGGGAGAACCGGAGCTCCATCAAGAAGAATGCGGGCATCAAGGGCATCGTGAGGAGCATGTCAGCCGTCTTTGGGAGAAGAAGAATTGAGTGA